The following are encoded in a window of Brevibacillus ruminantium genomic DNA:
- the tnpA gene encoding IS200/IS605 family transposase, whose product MEQEYRRTATTVSLINYHFVFCPRYRRKVFVEQVEIRFKELLEKICQENGWHIVAMEVMPDHVHLFLNGLPSDSPSDIMAKVKGVTSRILRQEFKHLAHLPSLWTRSFFVSTAGNVSSETVKRYVEEQKKRG is encoded by the coding sequence ATGGAACAAGAATATAGACGTACAGCTACTACAGTATCTCTCATCAACTATCATTTTGTTTTCTGCCCTCGTTATCGAAGAAAAGTATTCGTGGAACAGGTGGAAATTCGATTCAAGGAACTACTTGAAAAAATATGTCAAGAGAATGGCTGGCATATTGTAGCAATGGAAGTTATGCCAGATCATGTCCATCTGTTCCTGAACGGTCTTCCCTCCGATTCCCCATCAGACATTATGGCAAAAGTGAAAGGGGTGACCTCTCGAATATTGAGGCAGGAGTTCAAGCATCTTGCTCATTTGCCGAGTCTGTGGACACGCTCTTTTTTCGTAAGTACAGCAGGAAACGTATCAAGCGAAACAGTAAAGCGTTATGTGGAAGAACAAAAGAAAAGGGGGTGA
- a CDS encoding efflux RND transporter periplasmic adaptor subunit, whose translation MKMNRLIGVSATLLVSLGLALGGCSSQDGEKGVSQVETHPTPSARLVTVYEAKEEAVSQKQTFIGTITADAEGTVVPKAAGTLAKLYVKKGDAVTQGQVIGEVDRTQKELELREAETKLAEAKARLAQAKTVEAADGNAVSASALSAQSLENARVSYERVKKLVEAGALPRSQLDAAEADWIRAQSNDRAAQIADARDQAGITVSSAAVEGAQVAWEKAKKALSETQIQATMTGTVNNLFAAEGDVVSTQAAIAEIISLDHVVIAVQVAEDYLADFAQGGSVQISVPALGLETEGRVSFVGMTATGQSKLYPVEIRMSNPGHALRPGMRADVTVARKKAEKGIVVPSEAVLNEDGMNYVFLVRGERAFKQEVTVIDNTSTTSFVQIGTGIAPGDLVAVSGQADLNDNDLVTVENPPGRKGE comes from the coding sequence ATGAAAATGAATAGGTTGATCGGTGTGAGTGCCACTCTGCTGGTATCGCTGGGGCTCGCGCTCGGCGGGTGCAGCTCGCAGGACGGGGAGAAAGGTGTGTCTCAAGTGGAGACGCATCCGACCCCTTCCGCTCGGCTGGTAACCGTCTATGAGGCGAAAGAAGAGGCGGTTTCACAAAAGCAGACGTTTATCGGCACTATCACGGCTGATGCAGAGGGAACGGTGGTTCCGAAGGCAGCGGGGACGCTTGCGAAGCTCTACGTGAAAAAAGGGGATGCCGTGACCCAGGGTCAGGTGATCGGAGAGGTGGACCGCACGCAGAAAGAGCTGGAGCTGCGGGAGGCGGAGACGAAGCTGGCCGAAGCTAAAGCGAGACTGGCCCAGGCCAAGACCGTAGAGGCAGCGGACGGAAATGCTGTCTCAGCATCTGCGTTATCCGCCCAATCGCTGGAAAATGCCAGGGTAAGCTATGAGCGTGTGAAAAAGCTGGTGGAAGCAGGGGCTTTGCCCCGATCTCAACTGGATGCGGCAGAAGCGGACTGGATTCGGGCGCAAAGCAATGATCGGGCGGCACAGATCGCGGATGCCAGGGATCAGGCGGGCATCACGGTCTCCTCAGCAGCCGTAGAAGGAGCGCAGGTGGCTTGGGAAAAGGCGAAAAAAGCGCTAAGCGAGACGCAAATCCAGGCGACCATGACGGGAACGGTGAACAACCTGTTTGCCGCTGAGGGAGATGTCGTCTCCACGCAGGCCGCCATAGCAGAAATCATTTCTCTCGATCATGTCGTAATTGCGGTGCAGGTGGCAGAGGACTATCTGGCTGATTTTGCGCAGGGGGGCAGCGTGCAGATCTCCGTCCCGGCCCTGGGACTGGAGACGGAAGGAAGGGTCAGCTTTGTCGGAATGACCGCGACGGGGCAGAGCAAGCTGTATCCGGTAGAAATCCGGATGTCCAATCCCGGACATGCACTTCGGCCGGGGATGCGTGCCGACGTGACGGTGGCGCGAAAAAAAGCAGAGAAGGGCATCGTCGTGCCGAGTGAGGCTGTTCTGAATGAAGACGGAATGAACTACGTGTTTCTGGTCAGAGGGGAGCGAGCGTTCAAGCAGGAAGTGACTGTAATTGACAACACGAGCACGACCAGCTTTGTACAGATTGGCACAGGAATCGCCCCGGGAGATCTTGTCGCAGTATCCGGGCAAGCAGATTTGAACGATAACGACCTTGTCACTGTGGAAAATCCACCGGGAAGAAAAGGAGAATGA
- a CDS encoding RNA-guided endonuclease InsQ/TnpB family protein — translation MQALTVKIRIFPDQPDILRHVGKEYIRVVNQLTEQAEQLGGFPKTTTKNVETILPSAVCNQAIRDAKSVYRKIKKLGTRPILKKPVYFVNNQNYTVSENIVAFPIVVEGKTKKTAFRATMTSRDRELLSKGKSGLMRIMEKSGKWYAQISVEVPTSVTNNENIMGIDLGLKVPAVAVTSTGKTRFFGNGRQNKYIRRKYQQRRRKLGKLKKLSAVRKLGNKEQRWMKDQNHKISRQIVNTAIQEGVSVIKLERLGNIRKTARTSRKHAKNLHSWTFYQLQQFISYKANLVGIRVVEVNPAYTSQCCPACGKKNKARDRRYKCSCGFKAHRDRVGAINIMRQPVTDGNSLSA, via the coding sequence ATGCAAGCTTTAACCGTTAAAATTCGCATATTTCCTGATCAACCAGATATTCTTCGTCATGTAGGAAAGGAATATATTCGTGTAGTCAATCAGCTAACAGAACAAGCGGAACAACTTGGTGGGTTTCCAAAAACAACCACTAAAAATGTAGAAACCATTCTACCATCAGCCGTCTGTAATCAAGCTATACGTGATGCCAAGAGTGTATACCGAAAAATCAAGAAGTTGGGTACTCGCCCTATTCTGAAAAAACCTGTTTATTTCGTCAACAATCAAAACTACACGGTATCCGAAAATATAGTTGCTTTCCCTATCGTTGTAGAGGGAAAGACGAAGAAAACAGCGTTTCGTGCTACGATGACCAGCCGAGATAGGGAACTGTTAAGCAAAGGAAAATCTGGATTAATGCGTATCATGGAAAAGTCAGGGAAATGGTACGCTCAAATTTCGGTAGAAGTGCCTACAAGCGTAACAAACAACGAAAACATCATGGGTATTGATCTTGGTTTGAAAGTTCCTGCTGTTGCTGTAACTTCTACAGGGAAAACCCGATTCTTTGGAAACGGCAGACAGAACAAGTACATACGAAGAAAGTACCAACAACGTAGACGTAAATTAGGGAAACTCAAAAAGTTGTCTGCCGTTCGCAAGCTAGGCAACAAAGAACAACGATGGATGAAAGATCAAAACCATAAGATCAGCCGACAGATTGTCAATACAGCCATTCAGGAAGGCGTGTCGGTCATTAAGCTTGAACGATTAGGGAATATTCGCAAGACGGCAAGAACAAGCCGTAAACACGCAAAGAATCTGCACAGTTGGACTTTCTATCAGCTTCAGCAGTTCATCTCCTACAAAGCAAATTTAGTTGGCATAAGGGTTGTGGAAGTCAATCCTGCCTACACTTCTCAATGCTGTCCTGCCTGTGGTAAGAAGAACAAAGCGAGAGACAGAAGGTACAAGTGTTCATGCGGATTCAAAGCTCATCGCGATCGGGTTGGAGCCATCAATATCATGCGTCAACCTGTGACAGATGGTAACAGTCTGTC
- a CDS encoding sensor histidine kinase yields MKSLYVRLVLTYIAILMVSGTLGFLFANGYYQKNLRAYNDEKITRISEEIVGLYEQNSSQDLQNYLTHIANMNFQLYLVDEQGRGTLFGAPFREQKIDPAIVKRVLSGGIYRGILEEQHGLFVTGFFENTLKNSIGLPITSDGKTYALFVRPDTEQQFGEVHILFAILLAAMFFLSIFFILVFTRYLVRPIKRLTKATKQLAEGNYDIRLDIARKDEIGVLAANFAQMTESLKQLEEMRQEFVSNVSHEIQSPLTSIQGFSQAIRTGEVPEKQQEAYLAIIEQESRRLSSLSKQLLTLASLEKEANLYDPAWYRLDEQIRQVLLMLEKQWREKDLEIDLELPETMIHADKQLFNQVWINLIANSIKFTEQGGSLFIGIRYDREITVTVKDTGVGISEEELQHIFDRFYKGDKSRNRTSTGSGLGLSIVKKIVQLSGGSLQVDSKPGEGTVFTIKLPQEFVKQSEPTKREKGQR; encoded by the coding sequence GTGAAATCGCTGTATGTCCGGCTTGTCCTCACGTATATTGCGATTCTGATGGTCAGCGGGACATTGGGCTTCCTGTTTGCCAACGGGTATTACCAGAAGAATTTGCGGGCGTATAACGACGAGAAAATAACCCGGATCAGCGAGGAGATCGTCGGGCTCTACGAGCAGAACAGCTCCCAGGATCTGCAAAACTATCTCACGCATATTGCCAACATGAATTTTCAGCTCTACCTGGTAGATGAGCAAGGGAGGGGGACGCTATTTGGTGCCCCTTTCCGGGAACAAAAGATCGATCCGGCGATCGTTAAACGAGTCCTCTCCGGTGGTATCTACCGGGGAATCCTGGAGGAACAGCATGGCTTGTTTGTCACCGGCTTTTTCGAGAATACGCTGAAAAACAGCATCGGGCTGCCGATCACATCAGACGGCAAGACCTACGCGCTGTTCGTTCGCCCCGATACAGAGCAGCAGTTCGGGGAAGTGCATATCTTATTTGCGATCCTGCTGGCGGCGATGTTCTTCCTCAGCATCTTTTTTATCCTCGTCTTTACCCGGTACCTGGTCCGACCGATCAAACGGCTGACGAAGGCAACCAAGCAGTTGGCTGAGGGGAATTACGACATCCGGCTCGATATTGCCAGGAAGGATGAGATCGGCGTCCTTGCGGCTAACTTTGCACAAATGACCGAGTCGCTGAAGCAACTGGAGGAGATGAGACAGGAATTCGTCTCCAATGTCTCGCATGAGATTCAGTCGCCGCTGACGTCGATTCAGGGATTCTCCCAGGCGATCCGCACCGGTGAAGTCCCCGAGAAGCAGCAGGAAGCGTACCTGGCGATTATTGAACAGGAGAGCAGGCGACTGTCGTCACTGAGCAAACAGCTGCTGACATTGGCTTCTTTGGAAAAAGAGGCGAATCTCTATGACCCCGCCTGGTACCGTCTGGACGAACAGATTCGTCAGGTGCTGCTGATGCTGGAGAAGCAGTGGCGGGAAAAGGATCTCGAGATCGATCTGGAGTTGCCCGAGACGATGATTCACGCTGATAAACAACTGTTTAATCAAGTCTGGATCAATCTGATTGCAAACAGTATCAAGTTTACGGAACAGGGCGGATCGTTATTTATCGGGATTCGCTATGACCGGGAGATTACCGTCACGGTCAAGGACACGGGTGTGGGTATATCGGAAGAGGAGCTGCAGCATATTTTCGACCGTTTTTACAAGGGAGACAAATCCCGCAATCGTACCAGCACCGGAAGCGGGCTGGGGCTGTCGATCGTCAAAAAAATCGTGCAGCTCTCTGGAGGCAGTCTGCAGGTGGACAGCAAACCGGGAGAAGGGACTGTCTTTACCATAAAGCTGCCGCAGGAATTTGTGAAGCAATCCGAACCAACAAAAAGGGAGAAGGGACAGCGGTGA
- a CDS encoding response regulator transcription factor, with the protein MKTTILVADDDPHVRELVRYYLTREGYQMIEAPDGAAASDILQREQIQLAVVDVMMPGKNGWELCREIRENFDIPVILLTAKGEVWDKEKGFLAGTDDYLTKPFEPQELLYRIRALLRRYKMVSKQVIVMNGTVIDRISHVVKVGDETIHLPLKEFELLAQLASFPGRTFTRAELLELIWGDDYEGESRTIDVHIKRLREKFAEKTDDFVISTIRGLGYKLEVRSS; encoded by the coding sequence ATGAAGACCACCATTCTGGTCGCGGATGACGACCCGCATGTTCGGGAGCTGGTCCGCTATTATTTGACTCGTGAAGGCTACCAGATGATCGAAGCACCTGATGGGGCGGCTGCCTCAGACATCCTGCAGCGGGAGCAAATCCAACTGGCCGTGGTCGACGTGATGATGCCGGGAAAAAACGGCTGGGAGTTATGCCGGGAGATCCGGGAAAACTTCGACATTCCGGTCATCCTGCTGACAGCAAAGGGAGAGGTGTGGGACAAGGAAAAAGGGTTTCTGGCCGGGACGGATGATTATCTGACCAAGCCGTTTGAACCGCAAGAGCTGCTCTATCGGATCAGAGCCTTGCTTCGACGCTACAAGATGGTCAGCAAGCAAGTGATCGTGATGAATGGGACGGTGATTGACCGCATCAGTCACGTTGTAAAAGTGGGAGACGAGACGATTCACCTTCCCCTGAAGGAGTTTGAGTTGCTGGCCCAACTGGCCAGCTTTCCCGGCCGCACTTTCACCAGGGCAGAGCTGCTGGAGCTGATCTGGGGAGACGATTACGAAGGCGAGAGCCGGACGATCGATGTGCATATCAAACGGCTGCGGGAAAAATTTGCCGAGAAAACGGACGACTTTGTCATTTCGACCATTCGCGGCTTGGGCTACAAGCTGGAGGTGCGTTCATCGTGA
- a CDS encoding efflux RND transporter permease subunit translates to MKWITKMSLKNPAMVVLISILVSLGGLFSFSVINIESEPQAKLGMLTISTMYPGASAEDVLEDVSKPLEKAIDAVSGVKSYISSSEENHSLLTVSIQAEADMDKVRDEVEKSVSNARLPAQARRPKVNLRMIGSEPMYFLAISNQGQSRTNEAFYRLVEDIFVEELQAIAGVDAADVIGMEKKVVRIRPNTEALSYYQLSPGDLKRALEAQHISSSVGSVREAGQDYIARIDNAYTSLEQLKQTRLPIPDNGFGQPAYLRIGDVATVHWELERSSISRLNGKPAVAVQITKTADGNIVDVSEAIREKLHAFRAQYPDLAFEIVSDRSDFVRTSIGGMAKEGLLGIVMAVLVIYLFLRHLKSTLIVMVSIPLCILVSVLFLYLNGISINLMSLFGMTVAIGRVVDDSIVVIENIFRRYQTEERHNRTIIEAVGEVASAITSSTLATVAVFVPIAFVSGILGDFFKPFAAAVAWALLASLLVAVTVVPWLASVTMRSEKQSVHRESRLAAVYPKALLWALKHKGRVALVTLLLFGGSLGLAATLPSGFLPELNSNLLFIKLKMPTGTTLETTSTKVESIEKAVLDEPEVLYIQSRIGGAQGEAKQTQLAEMTIKLQDGADENDVQARIRQRVTPMIPAEAQVTFSKPAAGGQGGYQLVLYGNDFAQIQEAATMVKAKLKENPLLANVKDNVSDRRGQLSITVDRDRALQWGFTPQQAASELAGVIGTASLPSIKLNGREYELIFGAGEPQSLERLPEIWLKSPLGGQVALREIASLQREEAPASLLRKEGKPYIQITADILGSDKGGISQAQTNSLKQLPLPRGVSISSEGVQQDMQKGFVEMFAAIGAAILLVLLVMVASFGNLLSPLAVLLSLPLASIGGLFGLWLFGGVLDMTVLIGFLMLIGIVVTNAIVLIDRVGQKMREGLAVREALIEAGRTRLRPILMTAVATIAAMLPLAFGFSEGSLLSKGLSIVVIGGLLSSTLMTLVVVPVGYEALYHLANRRRIRKQSHTVQEALEG, encoded by the coding sequence GTGAAGTGGATAACGAAGATGTCACTTAAGAATCCAGCCATGGTTGTGTTGATCTCTATACTTGTCTCGCTAGGCGGACTTTTCTCCTTTTCGGTCATCAACATCGAAAGTGAGCCTCAGGCCAAGCTGGGCATGCTGACGATTTCCACGATGTATCCGGGCGCTTCTGCCGAGGATGTGCTGGAAGATGTGAGCAAGCCTTTGGAGAAAGCCATCGATGCCGTCAGCGGCGTAAAATCGTACATCTCCAGTTCCGAGGAAAATCACTCCCTGCTGACAGTCTCCATCCAGGCCGAAGCCGATATGGACAAGGTGCGCGACGAGGTGGAGAAAAGCGTCAGCAACGCAAGGCTTCCTGCCCAAGCTAGGCGACCCAAGGTAAATCTTCGCATGATCGGCAGCGAACCGATGTATTTCCTGGCGATCAGCAACCAGGGGCAATCGCGTACAAATGAAGCCTTTTACCGCCTGGTCGAGGATATTTTCGTAGAAGAGCTGCAGGCGATTGCTGGTGTTGATGCTGCAGATGTGATCGGCATGGAGAAAAAAGTGGTGCGGATTCGGCCGAATACGGAGGCTTTAAGCTATTACCAGCTGTCTCCCGGTGACTTGAAGCGAGCGCTGGAAGCCCAGCACATCTCGTCATCTGTGGGCAGTGTCAGAGAGGCCGGCCAGGACTACATCGCACGCATCGACAATGCCTATACCAGTCTGGAGCAGTTGAAACAAACCCGGCTGCCGATACCGGACAATGGCTTCGGTCAGCCAGCGTATTTGCGGATCGGGGATGTAGCTACCGTCCATTGGGAGCTGGAGCGCAGCTCAATCAGCCGGTTAAACGGGAAACCGGCCGTTGCCGTGCAGATCACCAAAACGGCGGACGGCAACATCGTGGATGTCAGTGAGGCGATACGGGAAAAGCTGCATGCGTTTCGCGCCCAATACCCTGATTTGGCGTTTGAAATCGTTTCCGATCGCTCTGACTTCGTCCGTACCTCCATTGGGGGAATGGCCAAAGAGGGCCTGTTGGGGATCGTGATGGCAGTTTTGGTGATCTATCTGTTCCTGCGTCATCTCAAATCAACGCTGATCGTGATGGTATCGATCCCGCTGTGCATCCTCGTCAGCGTCTTGTTTCTCTATCTCAACGGAATCAGCATCAACCTGATGAGCCTGTTCGGGATGACGGTAGCCATCGGGAGGGTCGTAGACGACAGTATTGTCGTGATTGAAAATATTTTCCGGCGGTACCAAACCGAAGAACGCCATAACCGGACGATCATCGAAGCAGTTGGTGAAGTAGCGAGTGCCATTACCTCATCGACGTTGGCAACGGTAGCGGTCTTTGTGCCCATCGCTTTTGTCAGCGGGATTTTGGGCGACTTTTTCAAACCGTTCGCGGCTGCGGTGGCGTGGGCGCTTTTGGCATCGCTTCTGGTGGCTGTTACGGTGGTGCCTTGGCTGGCCAGCGTCACGATGCGGTCCGAAAAGCAAAGCGTGCATCGGGAAAGCCGTCTGGCTGCCGTCTACCCCAAAGCATTGTTATGGGCACTGAAGCACAAAGGGAGAGTGGCGCTGGTTACTTTGCTCCTCTTTGGCGGCAGCCTGGGCCTGGCCGCAACTCTGCCTTCCGGTTTTCTGCCCGAGCTGAATTCCAATCTCTTGTTTATCAAGCTGAAAATGCCGACAGGAACGACGCTGGAGACGACCAGCACGAAGGTGGAGTCTATCGAAAAAGCAGTTCTGGATGAGCCGGAGGTGCTCTATATCCAGAGCCGGATCGGTGGGGCGCAGGGGGAGGCGAAGCAAACTCAGCTCGCGGAAATGACGATCAAGCTGCAGGACGGGGCAGACGAGAATGACGTCCAGGCGCGAATACGCCAAAGGGTAACTCCGATGATACCGGCCGAAGCCCAGGTCACGTTCAGCAAGCCGGCGGCAGGCGGTCAGGGCGGCTATCAGCTCGTTCTGTACGGAAATGATTTCGCGCAAATACAAGAAGCAGCGACTATGGTCAAAGCAAAGCTGAAAGAAAACCCGTTGCTCGCCAACGTCAAAGACAATGTCTCCGACCGACGGGGACAGCTCTCGATTACAGTGGACCGGGACCGTGCTTTGCAGTGGGGCTTTACTCCCCAGCAGGCGGCCAGCGAACTGGCCGGTGTCATCGGGACCGCCAGCTTGCCAAGCATCAAGCTAAACGGCAGGGAATATGAACTGATCTTTGGGGCAGGGGAGCCTCAGTCTCTGGAGCGGCTGCCGGAGATTTGGCTGAAGTCTCCGCTGGGCGGGCAGGTTGCCCTCAGGGAGATTGCCTCCCTGCAAAGAGAAGAAGCTCCTGCTTCTCTGCTGCGAAAAGAAGGCAAACCGTATATCCAGATTACCGCCGATATTCTCGGCTCGGACAAAGGCGGGATCTCTCAGGCGCAGACGAACAGCCTGAAGCAGTTGCCGCTCCCGCGAGGAGTCAGCATCAGCTCGGAGGGGGTGCAGCAGGATATGCAAAAAGGGTTCGTGGAAATGTTCGCCGCCATTGGTGCCGCTATTCTGCTTGTCCTCTTGGTGATGGTCGCGTCGTTTGGCAACCTGTTGTCGCCGCTTGCGGTTTTACTGTCTTTGCCGCTCGCCTCGATTGGCGGTTTGTTCGGACTGTGGCTGTTTGGCGGTGTACTGGATATGACCGTGTTGATTGGCTTCCTGATGCTGATCGGCATCGTGGTGACCAATGCGATTGTCCTGATTGACCGGGTAGGTCAGAAGATGAGAGAGGGATTGGCGGTTCGCGAAGCTTTGATCGAAGCGGGGAGAACTCGTTTGCGTCCGATCCTGATGACGGCCGTGGCGACAATTGCGGCAATGCTGCCCCTGGCGTTTGGCTTTTCGGAAGGGAGCTTGTTGTCCAAAGGCTTATCCATCGTAGTGATCGGCGGGCTGCTTTCGTCGACGCTGATGACGCTTGTAGTCGTTCCAGTAGGCTATGAAGCCTTGTACCATCTGGCAAACCGCAGGCGCATCCGCAAACAGAGCCATACAGTCCAAGAGGCATTGGAGGGATGA